Genomic segment of Paenibacillus sp. FSL R5-0912:
AAGCCAGGATATAATACAGCTCTGCTACCCGTTCCATGCTCCAGGACTGCATCCCGAACCAGTTGTTGGATGGCGGGTCATGATAGACAGGAGCCTCGTCGTAGGCCATGCCGTAGAAGGTGCTTGTGCCGGCTGGATAAGCGCTGTAGGAGCCGCCATAGCTATTGGTCGCTCCGCCCGCAATGGCCCCTTCAGAGGATTGCAGCCAGTTGTAGAATTCCAGCTGGCGGGTCAGCGATTTGCCCCAGTCCGTTCCGGCTGTTGCCGAAGACGGAATCAGCCCTCCGGCTGCGGTCGACAGCGCATAGGCTGCAACTACATTCTGATACCCCTGGTGCGCATGGCTGGCGCCGATTCTCCAGGCCCAGTCTCCTCCGGTTCCCAGGCCGCCGCCCCAGGCCGTATACCAGGCCAGCAAATACTGGCTGGAATCCTTGCCCGTTCCCGCTTCAGGTGTGCCGTCAGCAGCACTGCCGACCTTCTGGAAGTACTTATCGTACATGCCGTAACGCAGGAAGTCGCCCATTTTCTTAGCTTTGTTCAGATAGACCGTATTGGTGTATCCAAGGTCCTTGGCCCAGTACATCGCTTGCACAGCGCGTGCATCCGCGTCTGTAGCATTCGTATAACGCCACTGGGCGGAAGGTGTACTATTTTCCTTGGTGAACAGGCTCATGAAGCCTTCATTCGTCTTGCCGAACGATTTGTCATCCTGTGAAGGATGCGCCACCGCTTCCCAGACGGATTCCTGCACTCCGCGCTGGAAGGTATTCACATAGGCAGCGGTATGCGCAGGATTCAGCAGATTACCGAAGCCATACCAGTTGTCCACATCCACCAGCCAGTGCATCAGATAGGTCTGGTTATTGCCGTAGGTGGACTTCAGCTCCGCATCCAGCGGGTCCTTGCCCGGGGTGTACTTGCCGTTCAGCGCACTTGGATACAGATCCGGCTGGGCATGCTCCGAGGCGTAGGTTGCCGGACTGTTCGGGTTGTAGCTGCTCATTGTCGGCTGCTCCTGCACACCGTCGCCTTCATTAACCGGGATGATGTATTTCTCCATATTATCCCAGGCGGCTTCAAGCTTGCTCCAGTCTCCGGTATTATAGCCATACAGCACTTCAAGCCACATCCAGTAGCTGTAGGCCTCGGAGGTAGTCATATGCCCATAGTTGGGCGCCTCGCTAAGCAGGGTCTCCACCGCGTGATACGGGATACCTTCAGCCGAGAAATAGCCGCTTGCCGGGTTTTTCAGCTGGTCATATAATTGCAGAAATCTTGTCTTCTCCACCGATGCCGCCTTGGCTGTCCCCGGGTTGAAATTGAAGATCCCGCTGGTGAGGGAAAGGGTCAGAATGGCCGTCATAACTATGGAGGCCGGTTTCTTGAATGAACTTAACTTGATCATTTCGGCATACTTCCTCTCTGGAATGATTTAGGGTTCCAAGCCCCATACGAGCGTTCCTGCACGGTAAAGTGTAACTTTCTCCCAATCCGCGAAGGTCTGCTGGGTTCCTCCATAGGAATAGTCGTTGCTCTCATTGTAGGCCGTCCAGTCTGCCTTGTTGAACCGCACCTGGATCTCCCCGCTATCCGCCCCCGGAGCCAGGCTTCCTGCTCCTGCGGCAAAGGAAATCTCAACATAAGAATCAGCCAGGGACACCGGCGTGTCCAGCTTCACAAAGCTTCCGCTCAGGTTCCCGCTGCCGATGGCAGCATAGTCACAGTGGAATTCCTGCGGCTTGTCCCCGTCCACGGTGTAATAATAGCGCAGCTTCAGACCGCTGAGCGCAATGCTCTCGGTTCCTGTATTGACAATCCGGAACTGGCTGCGGACCTGCGAATCGCCAGGACTTGTGTCATTGGTGCGATACTGCACACGCAAGGCTCCTGTCGTCGGCGTGGTGGCCTCGCGCGGCCGGGCCGTGGCCTGTGCAGACGCCGTACTCTCCCCCACACTGTTCGATGCGGTCACCACGTAATAGTAGTCCACTCCGTTCGTCAGCCCGCTGTCGCTGTAGACTGCTCCGTTTGCCGTGCCAATCACCGTGTACGGTCCGCCGCTCACCAGAGAGCGCTTAATCGTATATTGTGAGGCGCCGCTGACCGCATTCCAGCTCAAGGCCACGCTGGCATTGCCGGGTACCGCCTGCAAGCCGGACGGACGGCCCGGAACCTGGGGTTCGCCGGGTGTTCCGCCGCCAGTGGGCAGCTCCCCGTATACTTTGACACCCGCATCAAATACAGGTATATACGGATTCTTTGTCGCCGAGGAAGCACCTGGTGCCACTCCCTTGAACGAGAAGTCGTTGCTGTTATCCCAGAAGGTGGTGTTCAGCGGCCCGGCAATCCGGAACTGGACCTCCTTGCGGTAAGCGGATTGTCCGCCTGGATAAATCGGTGTGCCGGAGAAATCTACTTTGGTGTAATAGATATGATTGGCTTCATCGTAAGGCAGCAGCTGCGAGACGGTTGCACCCTGGTTGTAGCCTCCCGCCTTGACGGTGATATCTGCTGGCCCATACCCTGCAGCCACAGCCTCACTTATGTCCATATAGTAGTTGAAGGACATTTGACTGCTGGAGCGGGCAGGCCATCCCGAGCGGTTATTAAGTATGGCCCGGATTTCCACAAAATTGCTGCCGCTGGCGTTCACAGAAGTCTCAGTGAACATTTCATCCTCACGCGTTTCGGCGGGAGGGAAGCTCGCAAGCGGCTGCTGGCCCTGTCCGTGGAGCAGCATCATTTTGGCCAACGCGCCGGTAAAGGCTGAATTGTAATCAGTCGCAACCTCATTGGAGACATAATCGCTGATCGTATCGGTGTAGCTGTCTGTCTTGGAAGGTCCTCCGACCAGTGCGCCGTACAGCACATGCCGGTGGTTCGCAGGAGTGGTCTGGCTGTCACTCCAGGAGCCGTGCGAGGTGCGGTGATGAGGATGCTCAGGCGAATTTGCGCCGAAGCCGATCACATAGCTGCTATTGCGCGGATTATCACCCAGCATATAGGTAATCTGCCGCTCCGCAAAGGTCTGGGCTGTGCTCTTCTTCACCGGGTCAGTAACCCAGTCCGCATAGACAAAAGCCATAAATGCCTGGTTGGCCGCATACCGCAGCGCCCCCCATTGGTCCAGATGGGCCAGCCCCCCGGGAGTGTAAGCTACCCGGTCAGAGGTACCGTTCACCCCGGTAGTCCAAAACTGCATATTCCGTTCAGTGGATTGAATGAATTTGGGATCACCCGTAATGCGGGACAGCAGGAGCTGCGCACCGTAATGCTTGTCATCCCAGGATTGGGTCCATTGGTAACCCCAGTCTCCGGCTTGGTTGGTGCCCCACAGATCACTTGCGGCAATCGCCTTGTCCAGATAGGTCTGCTCGTCGGTCGCTAAGTATAGCCAGATACCGCCCCAGCTTAATTCATCGGCGTAGCTGCTCCACGAATTGTAATACTGCTTGGCGTCAGTGATTGTATCGGAGTAAGCTCCGCGGTACGTATCGGCAAAATTGTATAATTGCTTGGCATGGAGCAGCAGCTTGTCCGCATATGCGGCATCCGAATCCCTAAAAATAATGGAAGCTGAGGCAAGTGCGGCAGCGGTCTCCGCAGCCAGATCAGAGCCTGGATGCGCGGCATCAATCTTATAGGAAGGACGTGCCATCTGCATGACCTCCGCCGGTCCCCACCAGTTATGATCCGCCGTGCCGTTGCCGACCTGTCCCCATAGCTCATTAGGAGCGGTATGCGCTTTCACAAAATAGTCTGTTGCCCAGCGGATATTGTCCAGAATCTCATCCAGCTGCCCCGATTGCACGTAGCCATCCTTGTATTCATAGACCGACCATGCCAGCATAGTGGAGGTGTACGCCATAGGAAAACCGAATTTAACATGATCCCCTGCGTCATACCAGCCTCCCGTCAGATCGTGGCCGACATCCGCACCGTCCTGCAGCCCCGAATCTCCCCGCCATTCCACACGATTGTTCGCCGGCAGATCACCCGACCGCTGGGTCTCATAGAAATAAATAGATTTCTGCAGTGCCTCTGCATAATTAATCCCGGCGGTTGCGGCTTTGCTGACTTGCGGATGAATAACAGTCCCTGAAGCAACAGTGCAGGTTAGCATTAAGCTCAGTGCTGCGATACAGCCTGTCTTCCGTCTCGTTTGCTTCACCTTAACTCATCTCCCTTCGATTTTTACATTTCAGCCCGATCGGGTGACTCACGCGCAGATACCTCCCCAGCGTCCATTGAAGACATTTCATAAGACATTCTATTCAGTACGTTCCATCCCCACCCCCACTTACAAATTAAGGAAATAATCTTCCTATCTACACATATACCACATATAGTAATTTAATTCTATATATTTACAATTAATTTCACCGAAAACAAACTCATTTTGTCAAATAATTTCCATTTTTATCATATTTACCGTGCCCTCATCCGAAAAATACGCTAATGTATTTCAGATGCACAAGCGGATACGCAAATAAAAGACCACCGCCATGGAGTGCAATGCAGTGGTCTCCCTTTACTTCTCTTCATTTATTGGTCTTCCCATGCATCTGAGTGAGGCACTATTGCCCGCGCCGCAGCTGCTGGTTATGGCGGATCTTCGCCTCGTTGCCCTGCTCGGTCGCCTGATAGAACACCCTCCGGGAGATCGCCTTCGGAAGATAGTCCTGCTTCACATAGTGACCAGGGAAATTATGGGGATACTGGTATCCCTCATGCCCCAGCTGGGCTGCGCCTTTATAATGTGTATCCCGCAAATGCAGCGGCACCTCAGCCGACTTCAGATCCTCCAGGCTATCCATGACGTTCGCGATTGCCATCACCACGCCGTTTGATTTCGGGCTCTCCACCGCAAACAGGATCGCCTGCGCAATATTCAGCTTCGCCTCCGGCCAGCCGTTGTTGCGGTAGGCATCCAGCGCACTGACAGCCTGGACCATCGCCTGCGGGTTAGCCAGGCCAATATCCTCGCTGCTCGCGGCGATCAGACGGCGGATGAAGGTCATCGGGTCCATGCCGAGCTTCTCCACGGCGTAGAGGAACCAGAACAGGGCAGCGTCGCTGGAGCCGCGGATGCTTTTGTGAAAAGCGGACACCACATCATACTGCGTAGACTCGTCCGCTTTGACAATCGGCCGGCGGATGGACTCCTCCGCCACCTCCAGTGTGATATGCACGCTGCCGTTGCTCTCCGGGGCAGTGGTCATCGCCGCCAGCTCCAGCGCGTTCAAGGCGCGCCGGATATCGCCGTTAGCCATCGTGGCAATATGCTGCAGCGCGTCCTCATCCGCCTTCAGATCCATGAACCCCAGGCCCCGCTGCTCATCGGCGAGCGCCCGCTTCATGGCAATCAGGCTGTGCTCGCTGGTCAGAGACTCCAGCTGGAACAGCGTGGAGCGGCTCATAAGCGCCCCGTTCACATAATGGAACGGATTCTCCGTCGTTGCGCCTATGAAGGTAATCGTTCCCTTCTCCACCGCCGGCAGCAGCGCATCCTGCCGGGAGCTGTTGAAACGGTGTACCTCGTCCAGAAACAGAATCGTCTTCGATCCATACAGCGCCTTGTTGCTCTGGGCGCGTTCAATAACCTCGCGGACATCCTTCACCGAGGCTTCCACCGCGTTCAGCCGGACAAATTCACCTTGGGTATGATGCGATATGATATGAGCCAAGGTTGTTTTGCCGCAGCCCGGAGGCCCATACAGCAAGATGGAAGACACCTGGTCAGCCTCTATGGCTCTGCGCAGCAGCTTGCCGCGGCCTACAATATGCTCCTGTCCAATATATTCATCGAGATTCACGGGCCGCATCCGGTCTGCAAGCAGCCTTCCGCTCCCATTCCCGTTATCTTCACCCAGCGAGAATAAATCCATAACTCCACTTCCTTGCTAGTAATCTGGTATTTTGCTATTTCTTCGATAGAAATAACTGGCTGCCTTCTATCATACCATACCCGCAGCTTTCATTAAAAAGAGCATGACCTCGCCATCACCGGCGGGAGCATGCTCTTTGTTCTATTCTTAGAACTTATATGTTGTGGGGTTGTTTCAAATATTCAGGCTAGCTGTTCAGCGCCAGCCGCATTTTTGAAATGATTTTGCGGATGCTTTCTTCGGATAAATGATATCTCTTCTGCAGCTCGTTCACCGAGCAGCCACTGCTGTGACTACAGAAGATCTCTTCATTGCGGTTCGCAATTTCTTGCCGGGAGCCGCTGTTCTCGCCCCATCGTACCCGCTCTTCCGTCTTCTTCGGGATGTATAGCAATTCACCCTGGATGTAGCCCTGTAGCTCTTCGAGCAATCCCGGGGGGAGCACATCCTTTCCATTTACGTAACTCACGTTCTGGTTCCTCCTTCAACAGGTGTGTTCCGTTAAGTCCGATCACTGCGCTGTTCTTGATAATCATGCCACCTGCCTCCTTTCTTCTCCTCAAATTTGGTAAATAACCTAAATTCATTATATTAAACCCTGCGGTTAGCGTCTACATTCATTGTTTATCAGTACCCTATCAGTGGTTTGTCAGTGTACTTCTATATATTTTAGCTAAGCCTGAAATATATAGCCGCTATCTATACATAAGGAGGCCTCGCGGCCTCCCCTTAAACAGGCTTCCGTCTTAGACGGAAACCACCTCGTATTCTGAAAACATTGCCATCAGCCTCCTTCCAGAAGTAATCTTGCCCGGCCGGACACTTATTATTAAGCCACAGGTATCCGCAGGTTACAAGTTCAAGAATAGTTATAATCGTTCTCCACCTTGAGCTCACGTTAATCATAACTTTCAGGAGGAAGGCATAGCGTTAATTTCAGTCAAAAAAATTTTGACGAAAAACTAATTTTTAGTCGATTAATGTCGAAATATATATTAAATTATCTATTTACTTCGAGATATGGAACTTAATTTAACCCCATCCATTCAGAAATTCAGGAGGAACCTTCTATGACAACCCCACGGAATCCCTTAAAGCGTGTATTTCACATCACCAAGCTGAGAACTGAATTGATGCTGCTAATCATCATAGCTATTGTGCTGCCCTCACTTGCCCTGGTTGTCATATCCACGGAAACCTCAGAGTCGGCATTGCGCTCCAAAATGGAAGAAACCACAAACTCAAGCATCCATATTCTCGATAAAACCCTCACGCAATTAATTCAGCTGGAGAGCGCAGGCGTCAACGAGCTCGCCTACCAGATTAGCAGCACTGATCTCACGGGCAACCCTGCAAAAGCACGCAGTCTGCTCGACAAATTCAAGCTGGAGCATCCGGAAGTGGATATCATAGCTCTGGGCAACGACCAGGGTAAATACATGTTCGCTCCGGATTCACAACCGGAGGATTATGATCCCCGTACGCGCGACTGGTACATAGATGCACTAAAGACACCGGAGAGCACATCGGTTATTGACCCTATTTTCTCCAAAGTGACAAACAGCTATATCCTGCCGGTTTCCCGGGCTTTGCCGGACGGTAAGGGGGCCGTTACAATCAGCATCAGCATGAACGAGCTCATGGAGCTGACCAAGAACGTCAGTCTGGGTGACAGCGGCTATGTATATATTCTAGACGGCAATAACAAGGTAATCTATCACCCCACCATGGAGGTGGCCTCTGAAGCAACAAGCCAGATGCTGGCTGAAATGGGCAAAGGCCCAGCAGGCAAAATCTCCTACAAGGACGATACAGCCAATACACAAATGGACGGCTTCTACATTACGAACGAGCTGACCGGATTCAAAATGGCCGGCGTGCTGCCGGAGAATGAATACACCAAGGCTGTATATCCGATTCTGTACAAATCAGGTATCGTCCTTGTCGTCTCTCTGCTGCTTGCTTCGATCGTAACGTTCCTTATCATCCGCCGCATTACCGGCGCTGTGGAACGCTTGAACCGTTCAGCCAAACGGGTAAGCGAAGGTTATCTGGATGAGTCTGTGGAGACAAACCGCAAAGATGAGATCGGTCAGCTGGCCGGCAATTATAATGAAATGGTGTCTTCGCTCCGCAAAATGGTTCAGGAGGTCGCTGAAACGTCTGGCCACCTGGCGGCAGCCAGTGAACAGCTGACAGCCAGCACCGGCGAGAACAGCAAAGCGGTCGAATACGTGACCGAGCTGGTCGAGGAATCCACCCGTGGTGTGGAAACCCAGGCTTATGCTTCCGCCGAGGTGGCCATAACGATGGATGAAATGTCAACCGGCATTCAAAAAATCGCCTCCGCCTCAGAGATGATTGTCAGCGCCGCAGTACAGACGGAACAGGATGTCTCCACCGGCAGTGCCAAGATGCAGCATGTCGGAGAACAGATGAAGACGATCCGCGAATCCGTACACCAGTCCGGTACGCTGATTGCTGAGCTTAACGGATTAAGTGCCAAGGTGGCGGAGACCAGCACGGCCATCTCTGCCATTGCCAAGCAGACCAATCTCTTGTCGCTGAATGCGGGCATTGAAGCTGCACGGGCCGGAGAACACGGCAGAGGCTTCGCTGTAGTCGCCGGTGAAGTGCGCAAGCTGTCCGAAGCTTCCAATGTCAGTGCAGGACAAATCCAGGAGACGATCTCTGAGATGGTGGACCTGATTGCCAGTGCCTATGATGTGATGCGGCATAAAGTGGTTGGGGATGTGGAGCAAGGAATGGAGCTTACACAGGAAGCCAGCGAGGCCTTCCGCCAGATCGAGCAGTCCACCCGGCATGTAGGCGAGCAAATTCATGAAGTATCCGCGATCACCGAGCAAATGTCAGCCAGCAGCGCAGAAGTAGCAGCGTCTGTTCAGGAGATGGCCAAGATCGCCCAGGCGGCGCTCGAATCCTTCCAAAGTGTCACAGCAGCGACGGAAGAGCAGCTTGCTTCCATGGAGGAGATCACTTCATCTTCCGCTGCGCTCTCCGCCATGGCATCGGATATGCAGGGACAGGTGGAACGGTTTCACTTCGAGCCGAAGGGCAAGGCTTAAGGGCATACGGCGTAATGAGGAGCACTTATGCCCCTCATTTGCTCATTCGGCCCGCTTCCAGTGAATTCAGGGGCACTAATGCTCCTCATTTGCTCATTTGGCCTGCTTCCAATGAATTCAGGGGCACTTATGCCCCTCATTTGCTCATTCGGCCCGCTTCCAGTAAATTCAGGGGCACTTATGCCCCTCATTTGCTCATTTGGCCCGCTTCCAGTGAATTCAGGGGCACTAATGCCCCTCATTTGCTCATTCGGCCCGCTTCCAGTGAATTCAGGGGCACTAATGCTCCTCATTTGCTCATTCAGCCCGCTTCCAGTGAATTCAGGGGCACTAATGCCCCTCATTTGCTCATTTGGCCTGCTTCCAATGAATTCAGGGGCACTTATGCCCCTCGTTTGCTCATTCGGCCCGCTTCCAGTGAATTCAGGGGCACTAATGCTCCTCATTTGCTCATTTCGCACCCGTCCAGTGAATTCAGGGGCACTAATGCCCCTCGTTTGCTCATTCGGCACCCGTCCAGTAAATTCAGGGGCACTAATGCTCCTCATTTGCTCATTCGGCACCCGTCCAGTAAATTCAGGGGCATTAATGCTCTTCATTACTCTCCTTCAGCCACACTCGGCAAAATCAGAAGGATTGATCCCTTTGATCTTACCGTGTGCCGACTCCCGGCGGCTTCCGAATAATTGATGGAGTGAAACAAATAAATCCTTATATATGTACAAAAAAACCTCTCCTTTGAAATGGTTGAACACATTTCACCAAAGAGAGGTTTCTTTTTTGCGTTTATTAAGATTGCACACGTTTCCCGCTTAAACAGTGGATCGGACAGGACGACCCTCGGAAAAGCGTTAGCGGTCGCCTTGTGTATGGATTTTCACCGCTAAGGGAATTTAAAAAATCTGGACCAGGGATCGACTGGAATAACGTTCCGTTTGCCGAGTGTTCTCACCAAGCGCAACCCTCTATCCCATTCCAAAACAGGGGCTGCCCTTACCCAAGATAATGTAAACCTTAATTCCCTTCGGGTACCGGCCAGCCGGAGACCGTCTCGTCTCCAAGCAGCTGCACGTAAGCCGGAAGCCCGCCATTATGCAGCAGCCACAGCTCATGCAGGGCACGTGTACAGCCTACATACATCAGCTTGGCGTCCCAGGCCGCCCCTCCATAATGCGCGCTATCCGCGTCCGCCAGGATGACGGCATCGAACTCCAGTCCCTTGGACAAATATACAGGCAGTATGGACAAGCCGCCGCGGTATTCGGTGATGCTGCCGTCAATGAGATGAATATCCTCGAACTGTCCGGCAAGCTCAGCGTACAGCTCAGCGGCTTCCCGCAGGCTACGGGTCAATACAGCCACAGTGCGGTATTCGCGCCCGGAGAGCGATGACAGGGCGCTTCTGACAGCGCTGAGCCGCTGGCTGCCGCCTGCAGCCGGTTCCGGCTGCGCATCCTCATAGGAAATCAGCCGCACAGGATTACCGCTGCGGAAGACCGGCACGGCCAGCAGCTCGCTGCCGACGCCAGCGGACAGAATGCCGTTGGCGAATTCAATAATCTCCATCGTTGAACGGTAGCTGCGGGTAAGCGCGTGATACGCGGTATACTCCTCGGCAAACAGCGTCTGCATTTCTTTCCACTCATGTACCCCTTTATAGGCATGAATCCCCTGGGACAAGTCACCCAGAATCGTGAAGGAATGGCCCTTCACATACAAATCCAGCACGGCAATCTGGAACGGGGAGAAATCCTGCGCTTCGTCAATAACAATATGATCGAAGCGTTCGGTTCCCTCATTGCCGTTCAAAAGATAATGGATATAGAGCAGCGGCGGAAGATCCTCTTCGCGCAAAATGCCTTTCTTCAGCTCTTTCACCGTTTCCTTCAATACAGCCTGCGGAATTTCTTCCGGCGCCTCAGCCGGCCAGTCCTCCGGAGTCTTCGCCGCGCGGAATATCTGCTTGTAGATAGCCAGCGGATCATATTTCGGCCACTTGGCGCTGTACGCCTTCTCGCGGGCCGCGCCTTTTTTCTTGCGGTCCTTCAGCGCAGCGGCCGACGGGCTCTTCTTCAGCTCCATCTCGATCCAGCGGTGAATCCGCGCCATCACACGTTCCTTGCGTTTGGCTGGCGGATACGGAGCGTATTCTTCATTATGCCAGCGCAGAATCATCGAGCGGCGCAGCACAGCCCCGTCCCACGGGCTGAAATCCCCTTCAGGCACGGCGCTGGTCTCCAGCAGCTTAATGCTGGATTCAATGACACTCATCAGCACCGTGGAGCCTTTGAAGCGCCCCGGAGTCTCTTCCGTAATAACAGGCATCGCCCCCGCTGTTTCGAACCAGCGGCTCACCGCTTCCGAAGCATCCTGCTCCGGCAAGGTCACACCCAGAACATCCGCAGCCCAGTCCGGGAAGGTGCTCTGGGCAATATTGCCGACACCGAGCTCCGGCAGCACATCTGAAATATAATCCAGGAACATCCGGTTCGGAGCGAAAATAATCATTTTCTCCGCCGAGACCTGATCCTTGTATTGGTACAATAAAAAAGCCAGCCGGTGCAGCGCGACGGTAGTTTTACCGCTTCCCGCTACCCCTTGAATAATCAGCGCCGTGTTCTTCGCTGCCCGGATAATCTTGTCCTGCTCCTCCTGGATCGTCGAGACGATATCACGCAGCCGGTTGTCCTTGTTCTCACCGAGCCGGTACACCAGGAATTCATCCGACACCGCCGGTGCATCACTGTCGCGGTTATACGTATCCGCAACCCGCTCCAGAAACTGCTTGCGGATGACCACGTTGCGTTTGAGGTAGACGAGCCCTTCAATCAGCCCTTCCGGTGCTTCATAGGAGGCCGCTTCTGTCCCTCCTGTAAACGAATAGAACAGGCTTGCCACCGGTGCCCGCCAGTCAATGACCAGCGGACGGTCGCTTACCTGCTCACGGTCTACGCCGATTTTACCAATATAAAGTGCCTTGCGTTCTTCCTCGTCATTGCCCTGAAAATCAAGCCGTCCGAAATAAGGCTCCTGCCTAAGCTTGGCAAGATCTTTGCGCCTCTGTTCCCTGGAGTCCTCCAGCACTTGTTCCGTATACTCGTGTCCCGTGTACACCGGAGTGCTGCGCAACCGCTCAAGGGTAGAGTCAATCTCTATAAGCGCATGGTTCAGCCTGTCTTCTTCCTCTTGATAGGCACTTTGAAAGTTGTCTTCCAATTTCAGTTACCTCCTAAAAGTGATGTGAGCAGTACATCATATCACAAGAGGACAGGGAAAGCCATATATTTCAAACTGCCTTATAGAACGGCCCACCTGCCCTATATGAGGCGCATTTAGCCCATTAGCGCATGGAGCACAAAGTTCGCTACGAACAGCCCGGCAATCCCGTACAGCGCCGGCGGGACGTCCTTGCCTTTGCCTGTAGCCAGCTTCACAACCGGGTAAGTGATGAACCCAAACGCCATCCCGTCCACGATGCTGTAGGTGAATGGAATCATCACCATAATCAGAAATGCGGGGAACAGCTCCGTCATGTCGCTGAGATCCATCTCGCGCACACTCTGGACCATAAGTCCGCCGATCACGATCAGAATCGGCGCAATTGCGCTGTCCGGCACATAAGCCAGCAGCGGAATGAACAGGAATGTCGCCCCGAACAAGAGACCGGTGACGAGCGAGGTTAAGCCGGTGCGTCCGCCGGCAGCGATGCCGGCTGTAGATTCGGCAGCGGCTACTACGGGACTGCTGCCGAACAGGCCTGCCGCGATGTTTGCGATGGATAGCGCCCGCAGACTGCTTTTGAAGCGTTCCGGACGGCCTATCATCAGCGTCTGCGAGGAGATCAGGCCGATGTTCTCGAAGACAACGATCAGCAGCAGCAGGAATATGGCGATCCAGAAGACAAGGCTGATGAATCCGCTCCATTGCATACTGGCGAACACATCGCCATATCCGCTGAACACATGTCCGGATTCGGTATTCTCAGGCCCATGAGCCGCTCCCAGCAGGTAGGCCAGGCCTGTCCCCGCCAGCATGCTGATCAGCAGGCCGCCGCGCGTGCCGCGGATGAACAGGACCAGGGCGAGCAACAGCGTCACCACCGAGGTAATGACCGCAGGATCGCTGAAATGCCCGATGGCGACAAATGTCGTGGCATGGGCAATGACAATCCCGCTTTTTTGCAGGCCGATAAACGTCAGAAACAGACCGATTCCGACAGTAATCGCATGCTGCAGATTATGGGGTATGGCATCACTCAGTATGCGGTAGAGCGAAGTGAACGCTACAATGGCGAACAACACCCCCGTCACCACAACAACGGCAAGCGCCTCACGCCAATCCAGCTTCATAGAATGTACCAATGTATAGGTGAAAAAGGCATTGATGCCCATGCCCGGGACGACGATAATCGGCGTTTTCCCGCCAAAAGCCATCAGCAGACAGCCTGTAATCGCTGTCAGCAGCGTGGCCACCATTCCTGCACGCAGCGGCATGCCTGCATCATGCAGAATCGCCGCATTAACCATAACGATATATACCGAAGCGAAATACGATAGGATACCCGCCGCCCACTCCCGTTTCCAGTTGTCACCCGGCTCAAGTCCCACGCTATTCCGCCAAAAATTCGATTTCATTTAAAAACCTCCACTAGAGAACGTGAACTTAAGAATGTTATACAGATGCTTCAATAATGCCTTAAGATCAGGTATTAATTGCAGCCCCACTGCTCCATTCTTAAGTTTTCTTATTATGATGTTAAGTTCCGCTGGCTATTACCCCCGTTTGTCTGATCTGTAATCAGCCATCTCACGAGTATGCTGCTCCAGGCAGCAATAAAAGGGCATGCAGCGGGGAATCAGCTGCACGCCCTTGAATCCTGTCAAACCCTTATTCAAACGTGATACCGCCGGTTTCCAGCAAATCACGTACCGTAACACTAACCATAATCAGACCGACTACCGGAGGCACGAAGGA
This window contains:
- a CDS encoding glycoside hydrolase family 9 protein — encoded protein: MLTCTVASGTVIHPQVSKAATAGINYAEALQKSIYFYETQRSGDLPANNRVEWRGDSGLQDGADVGHDLTGGWYDAGDHVKFGFPMAYTSTMLAWSVYEYKDGYVQSGQLDEILDNIRWATDYFVKAHTAPNELWGQVGNGTADHNWWGPAEVMQMARPSYKIDAAHPGSDLAAETAAALASASIIFRDSDAAYADKLLLHAKQLYNFADTYRGAYSDTITDAKQYYNSWSSYADELSWGGIWLYLATDEQTYLDKAIAASDLWGTNQAGDWGYQWTQSWDDKHYGAQLLLSRITGDPKFIQSTERNMQFWTTGVNGTSDRVAYTPGGLAHLDQWGALRYAANQAFMAFVYADWVTDPVKKSTAQTFAERQITYMLGDNPRNSSYVIGFGANSPEHPHHRTSHGSWSDSQTTPANHRHVLYGALVGGPSKTDSYTDTISDYVSNEVATDYNSAFTGALAKMMLLHGQGQQPLASFPPAETREDEMFTETSVNASGSNFVEIRAILNNRSGWPARSSSQMSFNYYMDISEAVAAGYGPADITVKAGGYNQGATVSQLLPYDEANHIYYTKVDFSGTPIYPGGQSAYRKEVQFRIAGPLNTTFWDNSNDFSFKGVAPGASSATKNPYIPVFDAGVKVYGELPTGGGTPGEPQVPGRPSGLQAVPGNASVALSWNAVSGASQYTIKRSLVSGGPYTVIGTANGAVYSDSGLTNGVDYYYVVTASNSVGESTASAQATARPREATTPTTGALRVQYRTNDTSPGDSQVRSQFRIVNTGTESIALSGLKLRYYYTVDGDKPQEFHCDYAAIGSGNLSGSFVKLDTPVSLADSYVEISFAAGAGSLAPGADSGEIQVRFNKADWTAYNESNDYSYGGTQQTFADWEKVTLYRAGTLVWGLEP
- a CDS encoding replication-associated recombination protein A; the encoded protein is MDLFSLGEDNGNGSGRLLADRMRPVNLDEYIGQEHIVGRGKLLRRAIEADQVSSILLYGPPGCGKTTLAHIISHHTQGEFVRLNAVEASVKDVREVIERAQSNKALYGSKTILFLDEVHRFNSSRQDALLPAVEKGTITFIGATTENPFHYVNGALMSRSTLFQLESLTSEHSLIAMKRALADEQRGLGFMDLKADEDALQHIATMANGDIRRALNALELAAMTTAPESNGSVHITLEVAEESIRRPIVKADESTQYDVVSAFHKSIRGSSDAALFWFLYAVEKLGMDPMTFIRRLIAASSEDIGLANPQAMVQAVSALDAYRNNGWPEAKLNIAQAILFAVESPKSNGVVMAIANVMDSLEDLKSAEVPLHLRDTHYKGAAQLGHEGYQYPHNFPGHYVKQDYLPKAISRRVFYQATEQGNEAKIRHNQQLRRGQ
- a CDS encoding CD3324 family protein → MSYVNGKDVLPPGLLEELQGYIQGELLYIPKKTEERVRWGENSGSRQEIANRNEEIFCSHSSGCSVNELQKRYHLSEESIRKIISKMRLALNS